A single genomic interval of Dehalococcoidales bacterium harbors:
- a CDS encoding type II CAAX endopeptidase family protein, which yields MQAITEIVQSELLERRVGRWQVFFIVALMAGIVVSEYVFAYHNVAYGIVIALALVLFTYLSLSVLHLQRGIINCGESLALVPLYILFTSSLPWFFINQQFLLPAVYSCIMGLCFWHIYEKGLSLSDLFGFSKEKLLKYSLIGLAIGVPLGTVEYLILRPAPAFPGFEVRYLFRDMVYMFFFVGIGEELLFRALIQRDLADVFGWKWGLLGASFLFAVMHLTWRSVPELGFVFIAGIVLGALYLKTKSLTAPIIAHGVNNVMLVAVLPYLIGL from the coding sequence ATGCAGGCGATAACGGAAATAGTCCAGAGTGAGCTATTAGAGAGAAGGGTGGGACGATGGCAGGTATTCTTCATCGTCGCCCTCATGGCGGGTATTGTTGTCAGCGAGTATGTTTTTGCTTACCATAATGTGGCTTATGGCATCGTCATCGCTCTTGCCCTGGTGCTGTTTACCTACCTGTCGCTCTCGGTCTTGCACCTGCAGCGGGGGATCATCAACTGCGGCGAATCCCTGGCGCTCGTTCCGCTATATATCCTGTTCACCTCCTCTCTGCCCTGGTTCTTCATTAACCAGCAGTTCCTGCTGCCGGCGGTGTATTCCTGTATCATGGGCTTGTGCTTCTGGCACATCTATGAGAAGGGCCTCAGCCTGAGCGATCTTTTTGGCTTCAGTAAGGAGAAGCTGCTGAAATACTCGCTTATCGGCCTGGCAATCGGCGTCCCGTTGGGGACAGTAGAATACTTGATTCTGCGGCCGGCCCCGGCTTTCCCCGGCTTTGAGGTGAGGTATCTCTTCAGGGATATGGTCTACATGTTCTTCTTTGTGGGTATTGGAGAGGAACTGCTCTTCCGTGCCCTGATTCAGCGTGACCTGGCGGATGTCTTCGGTTGGAAGTGGGGACTCCTCGGCGCTTCTTTCCTGTTTGCCGTAATGCACCTCACCTGGCGCTCGGTACCGGAACTGGGTTTTGTCTTTATCGCCGGTATTGTACTGGGAGCATTATACCTGAAAACAAAAAGCCTGACGGCGCCGATTATCGCTCACGGGGTGAACAATGTGATGCTGGTAGCCGTGTTGCCTTATCTTATAGGTTTATGA
- a CDS encoding zinc-dependent dehydrogenase — MKAAVLHGENDLRYQEVETPHPMPGEVVIQVKACGVCTTDIKILTGESTPRNLPAILGHEVAGLVHEIGNGVRGLKTGQRVAVYPIASCGECFFCRRGRHSLCLHEFGLAHGVDGGFAEYVRIPAPLVNLGGIIPVKDSLSMELAAMAEPLSCCLSAIRSAGVVEGDRVAIIGAGPMGLLNLLSARASGTRTIVIDVIPERLEKARELGANHTINVAENDPVAAVRSITEIGADLVIAALGATDIIEKYLPMVRNGGVFNIFGGAPRGSSLTIDPRWLHYGEIVLTGTFGSSLPDFQQALRLISSGQVDVLPLISHRVSLENLLEVVEEIKKHNLLKAVMLT, encoded by the coding sequence ATGAAAGCAGCCGTACTGCATGGTGAAAATGACCTCCGCTATCAGGAGGTGGAGACGCCCCACCCTATGCCCGGAGAAGTGGTCATCCAGGTAAAAGCCTGCGGCGTGTGTACTACCGATATCAAGATTCTAACCGGCGAGAGCACCCCCCGCAACCTGCCTGCCATTCTGGGCCATGAGGTCGCCGGACTGGTACACGAGATAGGAAACGGCGTCCGGGGACTGAAGACAGGACAGAGGGTTGCCGTCTACCCTATCGCTTCCTGCGGGGAATGTTTCTTCTGCCGCCGGGGACGGCATAGCCTCTGCCTCCACGAGTTTGGTCTGGCGCACGGGGTTGACGGCGGATTCGCCGAATACGTCCGTATTCCGGCGCCCCTGGTCAACCTTGGCGGCATAATCCCTGTTAAGGACTCCCTCTCCATGGAACTGGCCGCCATGGCAGAGCCTCTCAGCTGTTGCCTCAGCGCCATCCGCAGCGCCGGAGTGGTCGAAGGGGACCGGGTGGCCATCATCGGCGCCGGACCCATGGGACTGCTGAACCTGCTCTCAGCCAGAGCCTCCGGCACCCGAACGATTGTCATCGATGTCATCCCGGAACGCCTGGAGAAAGCGCGGGAGCTGGGAGCCAACCATACCATCAATGTCGCCGAAAACGATCCCGTCGCCGCGGTACGTTCTATCACTGAAATCGGCGCTGACCTGGTCATCGCCGCCCTGGGAGCAACTGATATCATTGAAAAATACCTGCCCATGGTGCGCAATGGAGGCGTTTTTAACATCTTCGGCGGCGCGCCGAGGGGTTCCAGCCTGACCATAGACCCCAGGTGGCTGCACTACGGCGAGATTGTGCTTACCGGCACATTCGGCTCATCGCTCCCCGACTTCCAGCAGGCGCTCCGCCTTATCTCCAGCGGACAGGTGGATGTACTGCCGCTTATTTCGCACCGGGTCAGCCTGGAAAACCTGCTGGAGGTTGTCGAAGAGATAAAAAAGCACAATCTACTCAAGGCGGTTATGCTTACCTGA
- a CDS encoding S8 family serine peptidase → MKITRICYLPLVVLLVFMLGIPGNPALAEPLPGTADVLVNFYQPPGADEISLIESLGGTVNKVYHVVPAVAAVMPAENLDELRADPRVESVEDDITFSAALAGEVLPWGVDRVDAELVHPVYKGTGVKVAVLDTGIDFDHPDLAVSGNVTFVAGTSDGDDDNGHGTLVAGIVAALDNEIGVIGVAPEASLYSVKVLDQNGDGTMSNILSGIEWALDNNMQVVNMSFGGLAEMPSTIVQALDSAYAAGIVIVAGSGGSGNPGGTGNNVWAPARYESVIAVGATDNQDARYSSSSTGYTLELAAPGVNIYSTAMGGGYANLSGTSASSPHAAGVAALLIDSGISSNTAVRDRMRNSAEDLGAAGWDSLFGKGMVNADLAISFSEPPDQTQPVTAISVNGTQSQFGWYNTDVTVTLTAQDDAGGSGVSEIKYSLDGGQGWQTYSSPFIVSSEGTNLVLARAWDNAGNDEGPPAFVQIKIDKTMPNPSTISVRSGTMGNNGWYVSDVEVDMWTTDNPGGSGVAGMEYSLDNGQSWYTYTPFLVITADGNKTLLVRGRDKAGNVEAPPASAVIKIDQTPPDLTETSVPGLISKDKRGTMVNVSYNGTAADPVSGLNTTNTQLIDEYGELSQYLGSALSGTVAVEAWVQGSDGNGRTYTFRLTATDLAGNQTSVDAVTTVLHH, encoded by the coding sequence ATGAAAATTACGAGAATATGTTACCTTCCGCTGGTTGTCCTGCTGGTGTTTATGCTGGGGATACCGGGTAATCCGGCACTGGCGGAGCCACTGCCGGGAACGGCTGATGTTCTGGTCAATTTTTACCAGCCGCCGGGTGCTGATGAGATCAGTTTGATCGAGAGCCTGGGCGGTACTGTCAACAAGGTCTATCATGTCGTCCCTGCCGTAGCTGCGGTGATGCCTGCGGAGAACCTCGATGAGCTGCGCGCTGACCCCAGGGTGGAGTCAGTTGAAGATGATATCACCTTCTCAGCGGCCCTGGCGGGGGAAGTCCTCCCCTGGGGAGTGGACCGAGTTGATGCCGAACTGGTACATCCGGTCTATAAGGGTACCGGAGTAAAGGTCGCCGTCCTGGATACCGGCATTGACTTTGATCACCCTGATTTAGCCGTATCCGGTAATGTTACCTTTGTCGCCGGGACGTCGGATGGGGATGATGATAACGGGCATGGTACGCTCGTCGCCGGTATCGTCGCCGCCCTGGACAATGAAATCGGCGTTATCGGCGTGGCTCCTGAGGCGTCACTCTATTCGGTGAAGGTGCTCGACCAGAATGGCGACGGTACGATGAGCAATATCCTGAGCGGCATTGAGTGGGCGCTGGACAACAATATGCAGGTGGTGAACATGAGTTTCGGCGGCTTAGCGGAGATGCCTTCAACTATAGTACAGGCCCTGGATAGCGCCTATGCGGCCGGCATCGTCATCGTGGCTGGCTCCGGAGGCAGCGGTAACCCCGGTGGTACCGGAAATAATGTGTGGGCACCGGCCCGCTACGAATCGGTTATCGCCGTCGGAGCTACTGATAACCAGGATGCCCGCTATTCCTCTTCGAGTACCGGCTACACCCTGGAGCTGGCTGCTCCGGGCGTTAATATTTACTCCACGGCCATGGGTGGAGGTTATGCCAATCTCAGTGGCACCTCGGCTTCATCACCTCACGCGGCGGGTGTGGCTGCCCTGCTCATTGACTCCGGTATAAGCAGTAATACTGCGGTTCGCGACCGGATGAGGAACTCGGCGGAGGACCTCGGCGCGGCCGGCTGGGACAGCCTGTTCGGCAAAGGGATGGTAAATGCCGACCTGGCAATCAGTTTCAGCGAGCCGCCGGACCAGACCCAGCCGGTTACCGCGATATCGGTGAACGGGACCCAGAGTCAATTTGGCTGGTACAATACTGATGTGACGGTAACGCTGACAGCGCAGGACGATGCGGGCGGCTCCGGTGTCTCTGAAATCAAGTACAGCCTGGACGGTGGTCAAGGCTGGCAGACCTATAGTTCCCCCTTCATCGTCAGCAGCGAAGGCACCAACCTGGTGCTGGCCAGGGCATGGGATAATGCCGGTAATGATGAAGGCCCTCCGGCATTTGTGCAGATCAAGATTGACAAAACGATGCCTAATCCCTCCACCATATCAGTAAGAAGCGGGACGATGGGGAACAATGGCTGGTATGTATCTGATGTAGAGGTAGATATGTGGACGACGGATAATCCGGGCGGCTCCGGCGTGGCTGGAATGGAATACAGCCTGGACAACGGTCAGTCCTGGTATACTTACACCCCGTTCCTGGTAATAACCGCTGACGGTAACAAGACCTTACTGGTCAGGGGGCGGGACAAAGCGGGTAACGTGGAAGCCCCGCCGGCATCGGCGGTAATCAAGATTGACCAGACGCCGCCTGACCTGACCGAGACCTCTGTGCCGGGGTTGATTAGTAAGGATAAGCGGGGCACGATGGTAAATGTCAGTTACAATGGCACGGCGGCAGACCCGGTTTCCGGGCTGAACACGACCAACACACAGCTCATTGACGAGTACGGGGAACTGAGCCAGTACCTGGGGTCAGCCCTTTCCGGTACGGTAGCGGTGGAAGCCTGGGTTCAGGGTAGTGACGGGAACGGCCGTACCTATACTTTTCGACTTACCGCCACTGATTTAGCCGGTAACCAGACCTCCGTTGACGCTGTTACTACCGTACTTCACCATTGA
- a CDS encoding phosphoribosylanthranilate isomerase: MPSHQYTRIKICGITSVADARLAAEAGADYIGVIIEIDFSPRRLSVEQARPICEQSTLPVVTLFFNREAEQIRKAVDILRPHAIQLLGQEPPSLISALKNTVNCQLWKSIHLPPLASGAIDIAVYEETIKAMVDAGIDAIIIDTFVGSAPDARRYGGTGVVSDWEVARRLVETSPVPTFLAGGINPQNVRQAIEQVHPYGIDLCSGVESAPGQKDPEKLRQLISAIHGIVPVKR; the protein is encoded by the coding sequence TTGCCTTCTCACCAGTACACCAGGATAAAGATTTGCGGTATTACCTCCGTCGCTGACGCCCGTCTGGCTGCGGAAGCAGGCGCCGACTACATCGGCGTGATTATCGAGATTGATTTCTCCCCACGGCGTTTGAGCGTTGAGCAGGCGCGCCCGATCTGTGAACAGTCAACCCTGCCGGTAGTAACGCTGTTCTTCAACCGGGAGGCGGAACAGATAAGAAAGGCGGTAGATATCCTGCGCCCTCATGCCATCCAGCTTCTGGGACAGGAGCCGCCATCACTGATCAGCGCCCTGAAAAACACGGTAAACTGCCAGCTATGGAAATCAATTCATCTTCCGCCGCTGGCTTCAGGAGCGATTGACATCGCTGTATACGAGGAGACAATTAAGGCCATGGTGGACGCCGGAATTGATGCCATTATCATTGATACCTTCGTTGGTTCAGCTCCTGATGCCAGGCGTTATGGCGGGACCGGCGTGGTCAGCGACTGGGAGGTTGCCCGCCGGCTGGTGGAGACCAGCCCCGTCCCGACCTTCCTGGCCGGTGGCATCAACCCGCAAAACGTCCGGCAGGCCATTGAGCAGGTACATCCCTACGGTATCGACCTGTGCAGTGGCGTGGAGAGCGCTCCCGGACAGAAAGACCCGGAGAAGCTGCGCCAGCTGATATCAGCCATCCATGGTATTGTCCCGGTGAAAAGGTAA
- a CDS encoding transcriptional repressor translates to MLKKTRQKELILRVLKSTPSHPTALWVYDEVRKEMPNISLATVYRNLKVLRETGQILELEFNTSPNRFDPRTDYHDHFICERCSLIRDIDEPVNHKRLNGRIARETGFKISYYTAEFRGLCRECQELEGDGRSGLETNGGKL, encoded by the coding sequence ATGCTGAAAAAGACCAGGCAGAAAGAGCTTATCCTCAGGGTATTGAAAAGCACGCCTTCCCACCCTACCGCTCTGTGGGTTTATGACGAGGTGAGGAAGGAGATGCCGAACATCAGCCTGGCAACGGTCTACCGTAACCTGAAGGTACTGCGGGAAACGGGGCAGATTTTAGAGCTGGAGTTTAACACCTCCCCGAACCGCTTTGACCCCAGGACGGACTACCACGACCATTTTATCTGTGAGCGGTGCAGTCTTATTCGGGATATCGATGAGCCGGTCAACCATAAGAGACTCAACGGCAGAATTGCCCGCGAGACCGGCTTCAAGATTTCATACTATACCGCCGAGTTTCGCGGATTATGCAGAGAATGTCAGGAACTGGAGGGTGATGGCAGGTCAGGGCTGGAGACGAACGGAGGAAAACTTTAG
- a CDS encoding beta-ribofuranosylaminobenzene 5'-phosphate synthase, which yields MDEIRIACPSRLHLGLIDLNGEIGRIDGGTGITLEQPRTVIHAMKSDHLEIECPSDPGVVTRAEEAARAVMERYGFPPARIVIEERPFVHVGVGSGTQLMVGIAKALCHLAGRPVHSAELGSVVNRGGTSGIGVAAIEHGGFILDGGHNFRNGDASNSKSEYSPSAAVRGLMPPPVLARYDFPDWDILVCAPRGEETAGIHEVQIFKIVCPVPIEEVRIICHLILLKMLPAILERDLESFGFALEETQKYGFKKFEFRAQSHNVFQCLKFLKENGGAGVGMSSWGPTLFAFGEDLSDLHEKTRRFLDENMGGTCFITRANNTGMRILD from the coding sequence ATGGATGAAATTCGAATCGCCTGTCCTTCACGCTTACACCTGGGACTTATCGACCTCAACGGTGAGATCGGCCGCATTGACGGCGGTACCGGCATTACCCTTGAACAACCCAGAACGGTAATTCACGCCATGAAAAGCGACCATCTGGAAATAGAGTGCCCCTCCGACCCCGGTGTGGTGACTCGCGCTGAAGAAGCCGCCCGGGCGGTTATGGAGCGTTACGGCTTCCCCCCGGCCAGGATTGTCATCGAGGAACGCCCCTTCGTTCACGTAGGGGTGGGCAGCGGCACCCAGCTCATGGTGGGTATCGCCAAAGCACTCTGCCACCTGGCCGGACGCCCGGTACATTCCGCTGAACTGGGCTCGGTAGTAAACCGCGGAGGCACCTCCGGCATCGGGGTGGCGGCAATTGAACACGGCGGGTTCATTCTGGACGGCGGGCACAATTTCCGCAATGGTGATGCCAGCAACAGCAAGAGCGAATATTCGCCATCCGCTGCCGTCCGGGGACTGATGCCGCCGCCGGTGCTGGCGCGCTATGACTTCCCTGACTGGGACATCCTGGTCTGCGCTCCCCGCGGTGAGGAGACCGCCGGTATCCACGAAGTCCAGATATTCAAAATTGTCTGCCCCGTACCTATCGAAGAGGTCAGGATAATTTGCCACCTGATACTGCTCAAGATGTTACCTGCCATCCTGGAGCGTGACCTGGAATCATTCGGGTTTGCTCTCGAGGAAACGCAGAAATACGGCTTCAAGAAGTTCGAATTCCGCGCCCAGTCACATAATGTTTTCCAGTGCCTGAAATTTCTCAAGGAGAACGGCGGCGCTGGCGTGGGCATGAGCAGCTGGGGGCCTACGTTATTCGCTTTTGGTGAAGACCTGTCCGACCTCCATGAGAAGACACGCCGCTTCCTCGATGAAAACATGGGCGGCACCTGCTTTATCACCCGTGCCAATAACACCGGAATGAGGATACTTGACTGA
- a CDS encoding exosortase/archaeosortase family protein: MKRGSVVRLVLWAVISAMLLAVFLREFWINLPGMLSPVRVLEQNQAAPWGVLALCLGSLWLKRKQVGDKMSRSPAPVFIPVGLALVAGALLMPYSPDYQVFRVLLVVLGVFVIFFGKAARVPSVLLGIYGFAVSFPLLVERFAEDAYSRTAVVPLTGLLGVLRYPFESYGQWLHFGSLTGEPISVVITTACAGPATMGVFLAIFTLMMLDMPVPPSKAMGLLLFGVIGTWLQSFIRLVVLIMLGYYLGESALWAAHSWTIYILFPLWYLFFAYIYFRQYERLPDAGGKPVLAVEYS, from the coding sequence TTGAAGCGCGGGTCGGTGGTAAGGCTGGTGCTGTGGGCGGTCATCTCAGCTATGCTGCTGGCTGTATTCTTACGGGAGTTCTGGATAAATCTGCCGGGTATGCTGTCTCCAGTCCGGGTACTGGAGCAGAACCAGGCTGCTCCCTGGGGTGTCCTGGCTTTGTGTCTCGGTTCTCTCTGGCTGAAGAGGAAACAGGTCGGGGACAAAATGAGCCGCAGTCCAGCGCCGGTCTTTATCCCGGTGGGTTTAGCCCTGGTCGCCGGAGCCTTATTGATGCCTTATTCCCCGGACTATCAGGTGTTCCGGGTCTTGCTGGTGGTGCTGGGGGTATTTGTTATTTTCTTTGGCAAGGCCGCCAGGGTACCGTCCGTGCTGCTCGGGATATATGGGTTTGCCGTATCCTTCCCGTTACTGGTAGAGCGTTTTGCGGAGGATGCTTACTCCCGGACGGCTGTTGTCCCGTTGACGGGGCTGCTGGGAGTGCTGAGATATCCGTTTGAGAGCTACGGGCAGTGGTTACATTTTGGCAGTCTTACCGGGGAGCCAATATCAGTAGTAATTACCACGGCCTGCGCCGGGCCGGCCACCATGGGGGTGTTCCTGGCTATCTTTACCCTGATGATGCTGGATATGCCCGTACCACCATCAAAAGCAATGGGTCTCCTCTTGTTTGGCGTAATCGGCACCTGGTTGCAGAGCTTCATCAGGCTGGTAGTACTGATAATGTTGGGCTACTATCTGGGAGAGTCAGCCCTGTGGGCTGCCCACTCCTGGACGATATACATCCTTTTCCCGCTGTGGTACCTCTTCTTTGCTTACATCTACTTCAGGCAATACGAACGGTTGCCGGACGCAGGGGGAAAGCCGGTTTTGGCGGTTGAGTACAGTTGA